In a genomic window of Chaetodon auriga isolate fChaAug3 chromosome 1, fChaAug3.hap1, whole genome shotgun sequence:
- the mindy2 gene encoding ubiquitin carboxyl-terminal hydrolase MINDY-2 isoform X2: MEKNAALHRDTDGSSLCATIAGEMSDVTAVGGVKGTVEKCKNSEASLSTLVNVSCNNSTTNVSAPIAVNVISSAGKSDVPEVIEVLPVQEDKKKDTAASGSWSGDQISNGMGHESVLAAEDSEGGASKLVNNKTDGPSSPPAKESADVQAEILACAESEPTKLAKPTHLCPDNAIAADVKPLLSGDHTLSEGLPSGSDPDPSLGGESRSIDSLESFSNLNSCPSSDLNSEGLEDRGLALALQSEYGADGTKTSCAKDRAAGQSIYHIKWIKWREENTPIITQNENGPCPLLAIMNVLLLAWKVKMPPMMEIITAEQLMEYLGDYILETKPKEISEAQRLNYEQNMSDAMAVLHKLQTGLDVNVKFTGVRVFEYTPECIVFDLLDIPLYHGWLVDPQMHDIVKAVGNCSYNQLVEKIISCKQSDNSELAGEGIVAEQFLNSTATQLTYHGLCELTSTVQEGELCVFFRNNHFSTMIKYKGQLYLLVTDQGFLTEEKVVWESLHNVDGDGNFCDSEFRLRPPSDPETVYRGQQDQIDQDYLMALSLQQEQQSQDLQWEQLPEGISDLELAKKLQEEEDRRASQYYQEQEQEQAAAAAAAAAAAAQAQGQQEPAEGDEADRGGAGAGGAAAGAGTAAAAGASPSPGKQSSSGERKAKKEPKDKDKCVIL; encoded by the exons atggagaaaaatgcagCCCTGCATCGAGACACTGACGGGAGCTCTTTGTGTGCCACGATTGCGGGAGAGATGAGCGATGTTACGGCTGTCGGCGGAGTGAAAGGAACAGTCGAGAAATGCAAGAATAGTGAGGCTTCTCTCAGTACTTTGGTTAACGTTAGTTGTAATAACAGCACCACAAATGTCAGTGCTCCCATCGCGGTTAATGTCATATCCAGTGCCGGGAAGTCTGACGTGCCAGAAGTGATCGAAGTCCTCCCCGTGCAGGAGGATAAGAAGAAGGACACGGCGGCGAGCGGATCGTGGTCCGGGGATCAGATCAGTAACGGGATGGGGCATGAGTCGGTGCTGGCTGCAGAAGATAGCGAGGGTGGTGCCTCAAAGTTAGTAAACAACAAAACCGACGGCCCGTCCTCACCTCCCGCGAAGGAGAGCGCGGATGTGCAGGCTGAGATTTTGGCTTGTGCAGAAAGTGAACCGACAAAACTTGCTAAACCGACTCATCTGTGTCCGGACAATGCAATCGCAGCAGACGTCAAGCCTTTGCTGTCCGGTGATCACACCTTATCGGAGGGATTACCGAGTGGGAGTGACCCCGATCCCAGCCTCGGTGGAGAGTCCCGAAGCATAGATTCACTCGAGTCCTTCTCCAACCTCAACTCCTGCCCCAGCTCCGACCTGAACAGCGAGgggctggaggacagaggactggCCCTGGCCCTGCAGAGCGAGTACGGGGCCGATGGGACAAAGACTTCGTGCGCTAAGGACCGGGCCGCCGGCCAGTCCATATACCACATTAAGTGGATcaagtggagggaggagaataCGCCCATCATCACCCAGAACGAAAACGGCCCCTGTCCATTACTGGCAATTATGAATGTCCTTCTGCTTGCATGGAAG GTTAAGATGCCACCAATGATGGAAATTATAACCGCTGAGCAACTGATGGAGTATCTTG GAGACTACATTCTGGAAACCAAGCCTAAAGAGATATCGGAGGCTCAGCGGCTAAACTACGAGCAG AACATGAGTGATGCCATGGCCGTGTTGCACAAGCTGCAGACGGGTCTGGATGTGAACGTGAAGTTCACAGGGGTGCGAGTCTTCGAGTACACCCCAGAATGCATCGTGTTTGATCTGCTAGACATCCCTCTATACCACGGCTGGCTGGTTGACCCCCAG ATGCATGACATTGTCAAGGCAGTGGGCAACTGCAGCTACAACCAGCTGGTGGAGAAGATAATATCCTGCAAACAGTCAGACAACAGTGAGCTGGCAGGGGAAG GCATCGTGGCAGAGCAGTTCCTGAACAGCACGGCCACTCAGCTGACGTACCATGGCTTATGTGAGCTCACGTCCACTGTGCAGGAGGGGgagctctgtgtctttttcaggAACAACCACTTCAGCACCATGATCAAGTACAAG GGCCAGCTGTACCTCCTGGTTACAGACCAAGGCTTCCTGACAGAAGAGAAGGTCGTCTGGGAGAGTCTGCACAACGTCGACGGAGACGGCAACTTCTGTGACTCCGAGTTCCGGTTACGGCCTCCGTCTGATCCAGAGACTGTGTACCGAGGCCAGCAGGATCAGATAGACCAG GACTATCTGATGGCGCTGtcgctgcagcaggagcagcaaaGCCAGGACCTACAGTGGGAGCAGCTCCCCGAGGGCATCAGCGACCTAGAGCTCGCCAAAAagcttcaggaggaggaggaccgaCGAGCCTCCCAGTACTACCAGGAGCAAGAGCAGGAGCAGGCGGCGGCGgctgcagcggcggcggcggcagcagcacaggcacag ggcCAGCAGGAGCCCGCCGAGGGAGACGAGGCGGACAGAGGAGGCGCGGGAGCAGGCGGAGCAGCAGCCGGCGCCGGGACGGCAGCGGCGGCCGGAGCCTCGCCCAGCCCAGGAAAACAGTCCTCCAGCGGGGAGCGCAAAGCCAAGAAAGAACCGAAGGATAAAGacaaatgtgttattttgtaA
- the mindy2 gene encoding ubiquitin carboxyl-terminal hydrolase MINDY-2 isoform X1, with amino-acid sequence MEKNAALHRDTDGSSLCATIAGEMSDVTAVGGVKGTVEKCKNSEASLSTLVNVSCNNSTTNVSAPIAVNVISSAGKSDVPEVIEVLPVQEDKKKDTAASGSWSGDQISNGMGHESVLAAEDSEGGASKLVNNKTDGPSSPPAKESADVQAEILACAESEPTKLAKPTHLCPDNAIAADVKPLLSGDHTLSEGLPSGSDPDPSLGGESRSIDSLESFSNLNSCPSSDLNSEGLEDRGLALALQSEYGADGTKTSCAKDRAAGQSIYHIKWIKWREENTPIITQNENGPCPLLAIMNVLLLAWKVKMPPMMEIITAEQLMEYLGDYILETKPKEISEAQRLNYEQNMSDAMAVLHKLQTGLDVNVKFTGVRVFEYTPECIVFDLLDIPLYHGWLVDPQMHDIVKAVGNCSYNQLVEKIISCKQSDNSELAGEGIVAEQFLNSTATQLTYHGLCELTSTVQEGELCVFFRNNHFSTMIKYKGQLYLLVTDQGFLTEEKVVWESLHNVDGDGNFCDSEFRLRPPSDPETVYRGQQDQIDQDYLMALSLQQEQQSQDLQWEQLPEGISDLELAKKLQEEEDRRASQYYQEQEQEQAAAAAAAAAAAAQAQQGQQEPAEGDEADRGGAGAGGAAAGAGTAAAAGASPSPGKQSSSGERKAKKEPKDKDKCVIL; translated from the exons atggagaaaaatgcagCCCTGCATCGAGACACTGACGGGAGCTCTTTGTGTGCCACGATTGCGGGAGAGATGAGCGATGTTACGGCTGTCGGCGGAGTGAAAGGAACAGTCGAGAAATGCAAGAATAGTGAGGCTTCTCTCAGTACTTTGGTTAACGTTAGTTGTAATAACAGCACCACAAATGTCAGTGCTCCCATCGCGGTTAATGTCATATCCAGTGCCGGGAAGTCTGACGTGCCAGAAGTGATCGAAGTCCTCCCCGTGCAGGAGGATAAGAAGAAGGACACGGCGGCGAGCGGATCGTGGTCCGGGGATCAGATCAGTAACGGGATGGGGCATGAGTCGGTGCTGGCTGCAGAAGATAGCGAGGGTGGTGCCTCAAAGTTAGTAAACAACAAAACCGACGGCCCGTCCTCACCTCCCGCGAAGGAGAGCGCGGATGTGCAGGCTGAGATTTTGGCTTGTGCAGAAAGTGAACCGACAAAACTTGCTAAACCGACTCATCTGTGTCCGGACAATGCAATCGCAGCAGACGTCAAGCCTTTGCTGTCCGGTGATCACACCTTATCGGAGGGATTACCGAGTGGGAGTGACCCCGATCCCAGCCTCGGTGGAGAGTCCCGAAGCATAGATTCACTCGAGTCCTTCTCCAACCTCAACTCCTGCCCCAGCTCCGACCTGAACAGCGAGgggctggaggacagaggactggCCCTGGCCCTGCAGAGCGAGTACGGGGCCGATGGGACAAAGACTTCGTGCGCTAAGGACCGGGCCGCCGGCCAGTCCATATACCACATTAAGTGGATcaagtggagggaggagaataCGCCCATCATCACCCAGAACGAAAACGGCCCCTGTCCATTACTGGCAATTATGAATGTCCTTCTGCTTGCATGGAAG GTTAAGATGCCACCAATGATGGAAATTATAACCGCTGAGCAACTGATGGAGTATCTTG GAGACTACATTCTGGAAACCAAGCCTAAAGAGATATCGGAGGCTCAGCGGCTAAACTACGAGCAG AACATGAGTGATGCCATGGCCGTGTTGCACAAGCTGCAGACGGGTCTGGATGTGAACGTGAAGTTCACAGGGGTGCGAGTCTTCGAGTACACCCCAGAATGCATCGTGTTTGATCTGCTAGACATCCCTCTATACCACGGCTGGCTGGTTGACCCCCAG ATGCATGACATTGTCAAGGCAGTGGGCAACTGCAGCTACAACCAGCTGGTGGAGAAGATAATATCCTGCAAACAGTCAGACAACAGTGAGCTGGCAGGGGAAG GCATCGTGGCAGAGCAGTTCCTGAACAGCACGGCCACTCAGCTGACGTACCATGGCTTATGTGAGCTCACGTCCACTGTGCAGGAGGGGgagctctgtgtctttttcaggAACAACCACTTCAGCACCATGATCAAGTACAAG GGCCAGCTGTACCTCCTGGTTACAGACCAAGGCTTCCTGACAGAAGAGAAGGTCGTCTGGGAGAGTCTGCACAACGTCGACGGAGACGGCAACTTCTGTGACTCCGAGTTCCGGTTACGGCCTCCGTCTGATCCAGAGACTGTGTACCGAGGCCAGCAGGATCAGATAGACCAG GACTATCTGATGGCGCTGtcgctgcagcaggagcagcaaaGCCAGGACCTACAGTGGGAGCAGCTCCCCGAGGGCATCAGCGACCTAGAGCTCGCCAAAAagcttcaggaggaggaggaccgaCGAGCCTCCCAGTACTACCAGGAGCAAGAGCAGGAGCAGGCGGCGGCGgctgcagcggcggcggcggcagcagcacaggcacag cagggcCAGCAGGAGCCCGCCGAGGGAGACGAGGCGGACAGAGGAGGCGCGGGAGCAGGCGGAGCAGCAGCCGGCGCCGGGACGGCAGCGGCGGCCGGAGCCTCGCCCAGCCCAGGAAAACAGTCCTCCAGCGGGGAGCGCAAAGCCAAGAAAGAACCGAAGGATAAAGacaaatgtgttattttgtaA
- the mindy2 gene encoding ubiquitin carboxyl-terminal hydrolase MINDY-2 isoform X3: MEKNAALHRDTDGSSLCATIAGEMSDVTAVGGVKGTVEKCKNSEASLSTLVNVSCNNSTTNVSAPIAVNVISSAGKSDVPEVIEVLPVQEDKKKDTAASGSWSGDQISNGMGHESVLAAEDSEGGASKLVNNKTDGPSSPPAKESADVQAEILACAESEPTKLAKPTHLCPDNAIAADVKPLLSGDHTLSEGLPSGSDPDPSLGGESRSIDSLESFSNLNSCPSSDLNSEGLEDRGLALALQSEYGADGTKTSCAKDRAAGQSIYHIKWIKWREENTPIITQNENGPCPLLAIMNVLLLAWKVKMPPMMEIITAEQLMEYLGDYILETKPKEISEAQRLNYEQNMSDAMAVLHKLQTGLDVNVKFTGVRVFEYTPECIVFDLLDIPLYHGWLVDPQMHDIVKAVGNCSYNQLVEKIISCKQSDNSELAGEGIVAEQFLNSTATQLTYHGLCELTSTVQEGELCVFFRNNHFSTMIKYKGQLYLLVTDQGFLTEEKVVWESLHNVDGDGNFCDSEFRLRPPSDPETVYRGQQDQIDQDYLMALSLQQEQQSQDLQWEQLPEGISDLELAKKLQEEEDRRASQYYQEQEQEQAAAAAAAAAAAAQAQQEPAEGDEADRGGAGAGGAAAGAGTAAAAGASPSPGKQSSSGERKAKKEPKDKDKCVIL, from the exons atggagaaaaatgcagCCCTGCATCGAGACACTGACGGGAGCTCTTTGTGTGCCACGATTGCGGGAGAGATGAGCGATGTTACGGCTGTCGGCGGAGTGAAAGGAACAGTCGAGAAATGCAAGAATAGTGAGGCTTCTCTCAGTACTTTGGTTAACGTTAGTTGTAATAACAGCACCACAAATGTCAGTGCTCCCATCGCGGTTAATGTCATATCCAGTGCCGGGAAGTCTGACGTGCCAGAAGTGATCGAAGTCCTCCCCGTGCAGGAGGATAAGAAGAAGGACACGGCGGCGAGCGGATCGTGGTCCGGGGATCAGATCAGTAACGGGATGGGGCATGAGTCGGTGCTGGCTGCAGAAGATAGCGAGGGTGGTGCCTCAAAGTTAGTAAACAACAAAACCGACGGCCCGTCCTCACCTCCCGCGAAGGAGAGCGCGGATGTGCAGGCTGAGATTTTGGCTTGTGCAGAAAGTGAACCGACAAAACTTGCTAAACCGACTCATCTGTGTCCGGACAATGCAATCGCAGCAGACGTCAAGCCTTTGCTGTCCGGTGATCACACCTTATCGGAGGGATTACCGAGTGGGAGTGACCCCGATCCCAGCCTCGGTGGAGAGTCCCGAAGCATAGATTCACTCGAGTCCTTCTCCAACCTCAACTCCTGCCCCAGCTCCGACCTGAACAGCGAGgggctggaggacagaggactggCCCTGGCCCTGCAGAGCGAGTACGGGGCCGATGGGACAAAGACTTCGTGCGCTAAGGACCGGGCCGCCGGCCAGTCCATATACCACATTAAGTGGATcaagtggagggaggagaataCGCCCATCATCACCCAGAACGAAAACGGCCCCTGTCCATTACTGGCAATTATGAATGTCCTTCTGCTTGCATGGAAG GTTAAGATGCCACCAATGATGGAAATTATAACCGCTGAGCAACTGATGGAGTATCTTG GAGACTACATTCTGGAAACCAAGCCTAAAGAGATATCGGAGGCTCAGCGGCTAAACTACGAGCAG AACATGAGTGATGCCATGGCCGTGTTGCACAAGCTGCAGACGGGTCTGGATGTGAACGTGAAGTTCACAGGGGTGCGAGTCTTCGAGTACACCCCAGAATGCATCGTGTTTGATCTGCTAGACATCCCTCTATACCACGGCTGGCTGGTTGACCCCCAG ATGCATGACATTGTCAAGGCAGTGGGCAACTGCAGCTACAACCAGCTGGTGGAGAAGATAATATCCTGCAAACAGTCAGACAACAGTGAGCTGGCAGGGGAAG GCATCGTGGCAGAGCAGTTCCTGAACAGCACGGCCACTCAGCTGACGTACCATGGCTTATGTGAGCTCACGTCCACTGTGCAGGAGGGGgagctctgtgtctttttcaggAACAACCACTTCAGCACCATGATCAAGTACAAG GGCCAGCTGTACCTCCTGGTTACAGACCAAGGCTTCCTGACAGAAGAGAAGGTCGTCTGGGAGAGTCTGCACAACGTCGACGGAGACGGCAACTTCTGTGACTCCGAGTTCCGGTTACGGCCTCCGTCTGATCCAGAGACTGTGTACCGAGGCCAGCAGGATCAGATAGACCAG GACTATCTGATGGCGCTGtcgctgcagcaggagcagcaaaGCCAGGACCTACAGTGGGAGCAGCTCCCCGAGGGCATCAGCGACCTAGAGCTCGCCAAAAagcttcaggaggaggaggaccgaCGAGCCTCCCAGTACTACCAGGAGCAAGAGCAGGAGCAGGCGGCGGCGgctgcagcggcggcggcggcagcagcacaggcacag CAGGAGCCCGCCGAGGGAGACGAGGCGGACAGAGGAGGCGCGGGAGCAGGCGGAGCAGCAGCCGGCGCCGGGACGGCAGCGGCGGCCGGAGCCTCGCCCAGCCCAGGAAAACAGTCCTCCAGCGGGGAGCGCAAAGCCAAGAAAGAACCGAAGGATAAAGacaaatgtgttattttgtaA